The genomic region CCAGATTTACAGTAACTTTGGCACTAAGCGGAAGGTAAATATCAACCCGGGATCCAAACTTAATGAATCCTAATTCAGAGCCTTGACGAACTGACTGACCTTCCTTACCATACCAAACAATTCGGCGAGCTAACGCACCCGCGATTTGTCTGAATAAAAATTTTTCCCCTTTCGCATTCTCCACTACAATGGTGGTACGCTCATTTTCCGTAGAAGACTTTGGATGCCAGGCTACCAGGTATTTACCGGGATGATATTTTAAATATTTAATCACTCCGGAAAGCGGATACCGATTCACATGCACATTAATTGGGGACATAAAAATCGATACTTGAATTCGTTTATCTTTTAGGTATTCATCTTCAACCGTTTCTTCAATAACAACCACTTTTCCATCTGCAGGAGCCAATAAGCTATTTTCATCAATAATAATTTCTTTATTGGGATGTCTGAAAAACTGCAAAACAACTACCATAACAAAAATGCTTACGGCCAATGCCAGGTAATTTAACCATTTTACCTCTGGAGCCCAATAGGTTACAGCAGTAATAAGTATGGCAACAAAAACAGTAGCAATAAAAATGCTGGGATATCCTTCTTTATGTATTGTCATGGTGCGAAGGTAAGTAGGATAAAACAACGATATAAACTTTCAATTAGAACTTTCCCACAAACAAATCTGAAATAGTTGGATAAATTACCCTCGGCGGTAACAATTTGTTTACCATTTGTTTACTTTCGCTTTATATCAGACTTATGAAATACATCTTTACACTTTTGTTTTTTAGCCTATTATCCTGCATTAGCTGGGGGCAATCTTCCTTATTTTTCCGAAACAACACAGGTAATGATTTCCATGTCGAAGTCAGTATTACTTCCAACTTAAATGCTCCTGACTCCAATTGGATTTTATTAGAAGATACCGTTCTAGCATGGAAGGAAACTGACACCGAAGTTTTGCAATGTCTGCGTGATTCCAACCATTTCAATCCGGGGGATAGCCTTATTCTTCGTGTACTTTTTAAATCCATTTCGGATTCAACACTTGTTTTATTTAGAATAATAGGTAATGATTTAGGAAGTAATTTTTCATATAGGGTTATTTGTCCGGGTTATGATGAAGGATGGCTTAGTGATGCCAATTTCCATGAAGCCGCCCTTACCTATAACCAACAAGCTGCACACCTCAAATATAAACCGGACAACGATGATTCGGGGTTTTCAAGGGATATACGAGTTACCATTCATGATGACCAACCACTTGCAATTGCAAATTCAGACTTTAACAATCCCAATGTTCTGAACATCATGTGTTACAATGTGCAAATGATCACTTTTGGAGTTTCAGGATTAGGAGATGCTGCTTTGCGCTGCGATCTACTACCATCCCATTTTAATTCCAATTTGGATGCTATTGCCTTTGAAGAAATATTCGACGATAGTCCAAGAAACGACCACATGATTCCATCTATGGAAGCCCAGGGATTTACCTACCATACCTCCATCCTAAATGACCCGGGTTTAATACCTTTTCCTATCAATGGCGGAGTGATGATTTTTAGCAAATGGCCAATTTTGGATAGCGATGAAATTGAATATGCAGAATGCGGACCAACTTCATCCGATTGCCTGGCGAGAAAAGGAGTTAAGTATGCTAAAATCAATAAACTAGGGAAAAACTATCACTTTTTTGCCACCCACATGGATGCCGGAAGTGATGCGGAAGACATGGCAGCGCGCCATTCTCAAGTAGATGAAATTAATCAGTTCATTTTAACGAAAAATATTCCATCCTGGGAACCGGTAATTTTTGGAGGAGATCTGAATACCAGGCCTTATGGTGACGATGGAGTATTTCAACATTTCGAAGATTCAATTCACTTCATTTATCCTCCTCAACGAGGCTTTTATGAATCTAATTTCAGTTTGGATACAGGTCGATTTATCGACCATATTTGGATTAGCAGCCAACACTTACTTCCTATTTCTGCAGTAGACAAAGCCTTAACCTATACAAGTATTGCAGATGAAATGTGGGATTTATCCCAGTTTAGCGACCACCGTGCCATGTATGGTCGATTTGAATTCCCCGATGTTCAATTTTCCAACTTTACAGATTCCAATTTATGTCCCGGCGATAGCTTTTCAGCATTTATTAGTTCAAGCAATAATCCATTCTTGAATTGGACAAAAGATGGAGTACCGTTAAATTTGACTGGTGGTAATTTAACCCTAATAAACAGCACACCTTCTGAATCGGGTTTATATGTTTGTCAGTTGGACTACCCTTATACCAATGGTCCAAACTCTTATTTCCTTGATCCTTTCTTTTATCCGGGAGGTGAAACGATTTATAACTCCCAATCCGGCATTCCAATTGCCCAACTAACGATTGATTCAGCATTTTGTGAATCCGGCATAACCGATTGGATTCCAAATTCGATAAAAATCTATCCTAATCCTTCCGAAGGCGATTTTTACATCAATGCCCCTGAAAACGGAATAACAACCTGGACTATTTATTCCTTTGATGGTAAAGAATGCCTGAGTGGAAGCATTAATTCAACTTTACCAACCCTTCAAACTACGAAATTGGAAAATGGAATTTACCTGTTAGAACTGATACAAAATGGCAACAGCTATTTTCAAAAAATACTGATAAGAAAAGGTTGATAAATTGATAAGGAAATCAAAGGCCTTGTTAGCAAATCTCCTACTTTTACCTAGATGAATCGGAAGTTTATTTATGCATTAGTCGCTTTGGCAATGGCTGTTCTTGCCTATTTTTTCATTTCCAACCTATGGAAAGACTCCAGTGAGGAAAAATTAACTGCCAAAGTTATTAAAGGAGATTTTGAAGTAACCGTATTCACTACAGGGGAATTACAGGCCAAGAACAGTTTGGATATAGATGGTCCGACCGGCATGAGAAACGCTCAAATTTGGCAAGTAAAAATTGCCGATTTGGTTTCGGAAGGAACCAGAGTAAAAAAAGGTGAATACATAGGCCGATTAGACCAAACTGAAATAATGAATCGAATTAAAGATGAAAGTTCCGAAATAGCTAAAAATGAAAGTAGATTTATTCAAACCAAATTAGATACAACCTTGGATTTGCGCAATGCAAGGGATGAAATTATTAATCTTGGTTTCGCTGTGAAAGAAAAAGAAAACATTGTTTCACAAAGCACTTACGAAGCCCCTTCCATCATTCAACAAGCAAAAATGGATTTGGATAAATCCAAACGCCAGTTAAATCAGGCAGAAACCAATTATAAAATCAAAGAAAAACAAGCTAAAGCCAAAATGCAGGAAGTTACTGCAGTTTTAGAAAGATCTCAAAATAAAGTTAAGGTTTTGCAAGACCTTCTGAATGACTTTACCATTGTAGCCCCTGAAGACGGTATGGTAATTTACCAACGGGAATGGAACGGCAAAAAGAGAATCGTTGGATCAACTATTGGCGCCTGGGATCCAACCGTGGCAACCCTCCCCGACCTCTCAATTATGCAAAGCAGAACCTATGTTAACGAAGTAGATATTCGAAAAATTAAGAAAGGACAAAAAGTAAACATTTCCCTGGACGCCTACCCCGAAAAAAAATTAACCGGATTGGTAGATGCGGTTGCCAATGTTGGAGAACAAAATCCTAGAAGCGATGCCAAAGTTTTTGAAGTAAACATCCTGATCAATGAAAAGGACACTTCACTCAGACCGGCAATGACAACAGGAAATTACATCTTGGCAGATAAACTTAAAAATGTTCTTTACATCCCTCTTGAAGCCTTACACGTGCAAGGTGACAGCTTAAATTTTGTTTATAAAAAATCAGGAACATCCGTAGTTAAAACACCTATCAAAACCGGGGTTACAAATGAAAATTTTGTAGTAGTACTTTCAGGATTAAATGAAGGGGAAGAAGTTTTTTTGGTAAAACCTGAAAACGCAGAAAAATTAAAGTTGGAAGAAAAAAAATAATTCATTCCACCTCCTACTTTTAATCCTTATTGATTTTATACTTTTCTTTCCCCGCTGATTGCAACCCTTTCCTAAAAATCAGACTCTCTTCTTTTGATTTTTATAGTCGCAAATAAACACCTCAAAAAAATTCTCCTTCCAAAAACCATTTTAAATTAGGATAGACATTCACGGGTTTTAATCCCAAAATTGTCAATAGAAATTTTAAACTACGTTTCGAGACAAGTGTTAGTAAGGCTTTCAAGTAATTTTTACCGAGAGAACAAAATGTAAGTCCTATTAAGTGTTAATATTTCTTGTAAAATAGGACTAACATGTTGTTTCCTCGGCACTAACTAACACTAGCTCGGGATTAACCCAAATCATCTCACATCCCATCGCGCTTGTCATTTGTTCACTTCGTTTCAAATGACAATTTTGTGTTAATACCAATTTACTACCTTTTGAGTTTGCACCCTCGGGCAACGATAGAGGCAAGTAGCCCACAGTACCACTACGGCTTTAGCCTAGGGGGACGAGGACTACAGCCGATAGCGTGACCCGAACGCCATGCAAGAAGGAATGGATTTGGCAAAAAAAAGTTGGGCGGAGGGGGCCCGCATACAAGGTATTAAATCCAGATTACTCATTAGAAAATCATAAACGAGTTAAGAATTTCTAAGTTAATTTGTTTGTCCAAATTGATAATACCGATAGCAAATCTGTAATAGTCCAATTATGCTTCGCATTAATTTACCTAAACACCTTTTGCATCGGCATTTACCACTGTAATTTTCAAACTAGTATTTGGACTATTTTTCAAATAACATTGGTATAACAACTTCTTCCCGAAATGCTTCGGGAGGGGTAAATCCAACTAAATCAAGTAGTTCGGATTTGAAATCATCCAATGGATAATTTGGCTTAAAAAGGAAAATTGATTCCTCCCGGATCAGGTTTCAATCAAACCCTAAGGACTGACAAAAGACCACCAATACACTATTCTTTAGTACTAATCGATTTTCATTTATCTTTGCTTAGATTATCAAGGCAGTCAGGTTTAAATTGGTATTAATTTATTCAAATTTTAGTTTTTTATGAGTTCAAAAGGTAAAATTCTATTTATCGTTTTTATCCTTGTTGGTTTATTGTCAGTACTATTTTATCTTGTTCAACGCATTGGAGTTTCGGCCTTAGAAAACAACCATAGCATAGAGCGTATCGAAAGAACCCTCTACCATACCAATCGTTTATTAATTTTTACTACGGACATTGAAACTAGCGGCAGAGGCTACATTTTAACTAATAATAAAGAAGTTAAAAAACCGGGTGAATTGGCTGTAGAAAAAATCTACAAAAAGCTGGACACCCTCCATCGGATTTTTGCCAACAAGCCTGATCAAATGAAAAGGCTTGACACACTGGAAATTTTAATTAAGGAGAAAGTTGAATTGGGAAATCAAATTTTTTATTTGGTGGATCAAGGGAAAGGAAATGATGCTAAAGAATTGGTCAATACGTTAAAAGGCCATGTATTAATGGAAAAAATCCGAAAACAAGTAGACTTATTAATTACAAACCAAAAAACAGAATTGGAAAATCAACGAATTAATCGAGCACAAAACGAGGCCCTTTTAATTCGGCTTGCCAAAGTGGTTTTTATTCTAATCATTCTTGTATTGATTTCCGGGGGATGGGCACTAGCCCACAATTTCGTCAAAAAGGAAATACTTCAAAGTAGATTGGAAGGTATAGTTAATCATATT from Bacteroidia bacterium harbors:
- a CDS encoding T9SS type A sorting domain-containing protein, yielding MKYIFTLLFFSLLSCISWGQSSLFFRNNTGNDFHVEVSITSNLNAPDSNWILLEDTVLAWKETDTEVLQCLRDSNHFNPGDSLILRVLFKSISDSTLVLFRIIGNDLGSNFSYRVICPGYDEGWLSDANFHEAALTYNQQAAHLKYKPDNDDSGFSRDIRVTIHDDQPLAIANSDFNNPNVLNIMCYNVQMITFGVSGLGDAALRCDLLPSHFNSNLDAIAFEEIFDDSPRNDHMIPSMEAQGFTYHTSILNDPGLIPFPINGGVMIFSKWPILDSDEIEYAECGPTSSDCLARKGVKYAKINKLGKNYHFFATHMDAGSDAEDMAARHSQVDEINQFILTKNIPSWEPVIFGGDLNTRPYGDDGVFQHFEDSIHFIYPPQRGFYESNFSLDTGRFIDHIWISSQHLLPISAVDKALTYTSIADEMWDLSQFSDHRAMYGRFEFPDVQFSNFTDSNLCPGDSFSAFISSSNNPFLNWTKDGVPLNLTGGNLTLINSTPSESGLYVCQLDYPYTNGPNSYFLDPFFYPGGETIYNSQSGIPIAQLTIDSAFCESGITDWIPNSIKIYPNPSEGDFYINAPENGITTWTIYSFDGKECLSGSINSTLPTLQTTKLENGIYLLELIQNGNSYFQKILIRKG
- a CDS encoding efflux RND transporter periplasmic adaptor subunit, which codes for MNRKFIYALVALAMAVLAYFFISNLWKDSSEEKLTAKVIKGDFEVTVFTTGELQAKNSLDIDGPTGMRNAQIWQVKIADLVSEGTRVKKGEYIGRLDQTEIMNRIKDESSEIAKNESRFIQTKLDTTLDLRNARDEIINLGFAVKEKENIVSQSTYEAPSIIQQAKMDLDKSKRQLNQAETNYKIKEKQAKAKMQEVTAVLERSQNKVKVLQDLLNDFTIVAPEDGMVIYQREWNGKKRIVGSTIGAWDPTVATLPDLSIMQSRTYVNEVDIRKIKKGQKVNISLDAYPEKKLTGLVDAVANVGEQNPRSDAKVFEVNILINEKDTSLRPAMTTGNYILADKLKNVLYIPLEALHVQGDSLNFVYKKSGTSVVKTPIKTGVTNENFVVVLSGLNEGEEVFLVKPENAEKLKLEEKK
- a CDS encoding phosphatidylserine decarboxylase family protein, which produces MTIHKEGYPSIFIATVFVAILITAVTYWAPEVKWLNYLALAVSIFVMVVVLQFFRHPNKEIIIDENSLLAPADGKVVVIEETVEDEYLKDKRIQVSIFMSPINVHVNRYPLSGVIKYLKYHPGKYLVAWHPKSSTENERTTIVVENAKGEKFLFRQIAGALARRIVWYGKEGQSVRQGSELGFIKFGSRVDIYLPLSAKVTVNLEEKVVGGKTVIAKLG